The Balearica regulorum gibbericeps isolate bBalReg1 chromosome 5, bBalReg1.pri, whole genome shotgun sequence genomic interval GTCAGCTTTGATCTGTTCCCGGctctgctgccccttccccaaacTAATGGTGTCTGCGTCCTTGGGACGATGGTGGGTCTTGGAAGGCTGACTGGTAGCTGCCAGCTTCTTCTGCAGATCTTCAAGTTTTGCCTGCTTATAGGCAGGAAGGTTTGGGAAAACTGCTTGGAGGAGACAGTCATAGTGAAACATGTGACCACacaggaaaaggtaaaaagggCGGTTTAGAAGTGGAAAGTCACATGCAGCACATTTTTCCTGAGGCTCCACAGAGCCATacttatttctcatttcctggATGTCCTCTCGGATCCTCTTGGCACTCTGCGTGGCTTCCTCCATCTCCCTTTTCAGCTCCTCAATGTGCTTGTTGTAGTCCTCCAGGGAGTTACAGATTGCTTCCTTGAAATGGTCAATAGTGACGAAGTCTGGAAAGAATGGCAGGACGTCTTCAATCTTCAGCAGGGCACAGCTGGAGAGGCAGGCCATTGCCTTCTTGACATCCTTCTCTTCCTGAACAACATGGCGAGCAATCTTCAACCAGAGCTTCTTCCGGAGTTCCTCATCATCTTCAGGGAGATCTGCACAGGACTTGGCAAGATCAACATCCACCTAGAAGttggacagaaaaggaaaccgAGTTAAGCTTCCTTCTTCAACTTCAAACTCTGCTGTCCGTTATAGGAGGCATTAATAGAAAACTTCTATTGCTGTCTCATTGCCTAGAGCTGCACTACTGGCCTGCTCATTGTTTACACGTCAAATACCTCTCCTCTCCACCAGTATTCCTCCCTGAAGGTTTACTTGCTACCCAGCAAAGAACAACAAAGCCCAGCACTACAATAAGGGTAAATCCATGTTACAGCATCTTTGCTGGCCATACATTTCAGCAAAGACACAGCAAtgctaatagaaaaaaatccaacatctCCCTGAAGGTCAGACTAAGCTGACAAAGGCATTCTTCTGTGATAATTATCACAGCTAGGAATAGGAAGTAATTAGAATCCTGAACAATAGCTGTACAAGTCTTGCATAAATGCAGGTAAGTTAAAGGTATTTTATGTTAGGGACTGAGCTTTGGACGGACAGTACTCCCCCTCGTACTTTCCATGCCTCTACCCTCACTTATGGCTTGCCACAGTCAGCTGTCTACTTAAAACAATTGTGAAAGCACGGAAGTATGTTAACAGAGACAGGTCTTTCTTCCTAGACTTAGCTGCACAGCTCCTATACTGATGAGTCTGTCCAGTTCCTCTCAATGCTTGGTTGTTCAAGGTAACTTGAACAAACTACATTCCTATATATCATAGCATTcgtgcacagacacacacatacctGTAAGGCAAGATCCACAGCCTCCTCATATAATTCCATCACTTTGTAAATATGGACACATGCATGGTGATGCCCATGCTCTGCACACAGGCGCAATGCATATTTCAGGTCATAGTGGATCCTGTTTGGGTTGGTTCCTGCTTGCTCCAGGTATGAAAGCAGTGAGTCCGGCCGACACAAAGCGTAAAGAGACAACAGGTAGTTGTGAATGGCTTGCTGGGTTTCCTCCAGCTGATAGACACAGAACTCCATATATCTAATGGCTTCATTGATCTGCTGGGTGCTGGCACTCTGGCTATAGTTAACAAGGGCTGGAATGAGGTTCCTGGCATCCAATCTAGAACCCATAGAAATCCAAGCATCAACTACCTTCTTGGGAATATGCTGGATGAGGACTGGAGAGAACTTGTAGAACAGCTTCTCATCTCTGTGTCTGGACAGCACATTTAGAGCTTCATCATATTCATCATGCTGGCAGTGGTGAGCTACTACGCGCTCATAGTCCTGCATGATGACTGCAAAGTAGACCATGTGTTCTGTGTCCCCATGGCTTGCCAACAGCTCATATATAGATGCACGGTTATTGAACAGACAGTCTTTGTTTTTAGGGCTGCTCAGGAAGGTGCGAAACTTCTCCCGTGTATCTAAATAGAGATTTCTCTGTGAGGGATCTCCTTCTAAAATACCTAGCCAGTTCAGGTACAGCTCCGTTAACCACGTGGTCAGTAAAGTAGTCTGTGTCTTCTCAGAAGGCTTTAGGTTGCTTAGCTTCTTAATCAGAAACTCCATCAGGGCCTCTTCCTGCTTGGCTTCAATGAACTTAAGGGCAATTTCCTCAAAGTAGTTCTGGGTCAGCGCGTAACATTTGGCACTGTCTATATACCTCTTGTTTTGGAAGCAGTGTTCTGCCTCTTTTGCAAGCACAATATCTAGGCACTCTGGACGGTCTTTACAATACTCTTTGGCTAAATCAAATTTGTTCATATTCATATACATCTTCCACACATCTCTAGATTCCCGCTGGACGTGGTAGCGGAACACTACTTTCTCAGTGTGGATCCATATCTGCTGGACTGTGGGATCTTTGATCATGCGTGTCAATA includes:
- the VPS18 gene encoding vacuolar protein sorting-associated protein 18 homolog isoform X1, with the protein product MASILDEYEDSLYRSASVQQSRASVGIPHSGYVNARLEKETPIFNKQRIDFAPPEKINSLVVSSNQLCMSLGKDTLLRIDLGKPDEPNQVELGRKDEAKVYKMFLDHTGSHLLIALNTSECLYLNRSVQKVRALSRWKGHLIESVGWNKFLGSETNTGPILVGTAQGQIYEAEISVSEGSLFSTNPDQYFRQVYTLEEESGPAPVCCLEIERGIEGKFFIIATTRKRLFQFVGKVPEGTEQQGFSSIFAMHADHLPSFREFPASFGFSEIAFYTPKLRSNPRSFAWMMGNGVLYGTLDYSHPDSILSDEQVWVYPSDIDITVNKPISIVLTQFHFLLLLPDRVKAVCTLNGQVVFQDLFLEKFGLLTRMIKDPTVQQIWIHTEKVVFRYHVQRESRDVWKMYMNMNKFDLAKEYCKDRPECLDIVLAKEAEHCFQNKRYIDSAKCYALTQNYFEEIALKFIEAKQEEALMEFLIKKLSNLKPSEKTQTTLLTTWLTELYLNWLGILEGDPSQRNLYLDTREKFRTFLSSPKNKDCLFNNRASIYELLASHGDTEHMVYFAVIMQDYERVVAHHCQHDEYDEALNVLSRHRDEKLFYKFSPVLIQHIPKKVVDAWISMGSRLDARNLIPALVNYSQSASTQQINEAIRYMEFCVYQLEETQQAIHNYLLSLYALCRPDSLLSYLEQAGTNPNRIHYDLKYALRLCAEHGHHHACVHIYKVMELYEEAVDLALQVDVDLAKSCADLPEDDEELRKKLWLKIARHVVQEEKDVKKAMACLSSCALLKIEDVLPFFPDFVTIDHFKEAICNSLEDYNKHIEELKREMEEATQSAKRIREDIQEMRNKYGSVEPQEKCAACDFPLLNRPFYLFLCGHMFHYDCLLQAVFPNLPAYKQAKLEDLQKKLAATSQPSKTHHRPKDADTISLGKGQQSREQIKADIDDIVAAECVYCGELMIRSIDKPFIDPQKYEEEMQSWL
- the VPS18 gene encoding vacuolar protein sorting-associated protein 18 homolog isoform X2, translating into MKPKSTRCFWTTQVYTLEEESGPAPVCCLEIERGIEGKFFIIATTRKRLFQFVGKVPEGTEQQGFSSIFAMHADHLPSFREFPASFGFSEIAFYTPKLRSNPRSFAWMMGNGVLYGTLDYSHPDSILSDEQVWVYPSDIDITVNKPISIVLTQFHFLLLLPDRVKAVCTLNGQVVFQDLFLEKFGLLTRMIKDPTVQQIWIHTEKVVFRYHVQRESRDVWKMYMNMNKFDLAKEYCKDRPECLDIVLAKEAEHCFQNKRYIDSAKCYALTQNYFEEIALKFIEAKQEEALMEFLIKKLSNLKPSEKTQTTLLTTWLTELYLNWLGILEGDPSQRNLYLDTREKFRTFLSSPKNKDCLFNNRASIYELLASHGDTEHMVYFAVIMQDYERVVAHHCQHDEYDEALNVLSRHRDEKLFYKFSPVLIQHIPKKVVDAWISMGSRLDARNLIPALVNYSQSASTQQINEAIRYMEFCVYQLEETQQAIHNYLLSLYALCRPDSLLSYLEQAGTNPNRIHYDLKYALRLCAEHGHHHACVHIYKVMELYEEAVDLALQVDVDLAKSCADLPEDDEELRKKLWLKIARHVVQEEKDVKKAMACLSSCALLKIEDVLPFFPDFVTIDHFKEAICNSLEDYNKHIEELKREMEEATQSAKRIREDIQEMRNKYGSVEPQEKCAACDFPLLNRPFYLFLCGHMFHYDCLLQAVFPNLPAYKQAKLEDLQKKLAATSQPSKTHHRPKDADTISLGKGQQSREQIKADIDDIVAAECVYCGELMIRSIDKPFIDPQKYEEEMQSWL